From a single Glycine soja cultivar W05 chromosome 19, ASM419377v2, whole genome shotgun sequence genomic region:
- the LOC114399487 gene encoding sister chromatid cohesion 1 protein 2-like isoform X1, translated as MSKANLSRLRSDPVRIAAFCFKNLKRTEVLDTDISSAVDKILQEMDVVSYRVLGYLLVGIIRIFSKKVEYVLEDCNEVLIKINKFVVNKEGIVRVETLRMPVTIPDRLELDVFELDELENVDRGHTAPPEEITLRDKENVCKTEGFGLFSHEKFEEFDVAENTSSFDQDIVGNAFLSKLLNMMDIEVSPQNSPTDLLLESWDKFQSSISAFQEKVPIEDERLSVIPPKSKNLDATPQSKFQGVGRPKQDSATPESMHVSTPAVREQPPFSRKRRVGLDRMIVLSNKAVIKNIKSAKDLVRFPFPRESRRTLLNAHCVQRQRESPISSLPNRFYEPLLPCSSSELQLLFSKKKMKLPNSLKIVETPGNLDVPESPIAGTPLSPSQSSDSLEIEETRRVLDVPESQASGFPKHKATDSQTPPLSQHENIEIESLETNEVPNLMDEETNSRGTNESELLAGWSGRTREVASCLHQSFLHARKQREDTVNFSQVFGGRARKESALLFYEVLVLKTTGYVDVEQNKAYGDIAISRLPKLDQTFLFDGLLE; from the exons atgtCTAAGGCCAATCTCTCTCGGTTGAGAAGTGACCCTGTAAGGATTGCTGCTTTCTGCTTCAAGAACCTGAAGAGAACTGAGGTCCTTGATACTGACATTTCTTCAGCTGTTG ACAAGATTTTGCAAGAAATGGATGTTGTATCCTATAGAGTGCTTGGCTATCTTCTTGTTGGCATTATAAGAATATTCTCTAAAAAGGTTGAATATGTGCTTGAGGATTGCAATGAGGTTCtcattaaaatcaataaatttgtggTCAACAAAGAAGGCATTGTCCGTGTGGAAACCTTGCGCATGCCTGTTACTATACCAGACAGATTAGAGTTGGATGTTTTTGAGTTAGATGAACTTGAAAATGTTGACAG AGGCCACACTGCTCCTCCGGAGGAAATTACGCTTAGAGACAAAG AAAATGTGTGTAAAACAGAGGGATTTGGGCTGTTTTCTCACGAGAAG TTTGAGGAGTTTGATGTTGCTGAAAATACCAGCTCTTTTGATCAAGATATAGTGGGAAA tgctTTTCTATCTAAACTGTTGAATATGATGGACATCGAAGTTTCTCCACAAAATAGTCCAACTGATTTACTCCTGGAAAGCTGGGATAAATTTCAAAGCAGCATATCTGCCTTTCAAGAAAAGGTTCCGATTGAAGATGAAAGGCTTAGTGTTATTCCACCAAAGTCAAAAAATCTTGATGCAACTCCTCAGTCTAAGTTTCAAGGCGTTGGAAGACCAAAACAAG ATTCTGCTACACCAGAGTCAATGCATGTTTCTACACCAGCTGTGAGGGAACAGCCTCCCTTTTCAAGGAAAAGAAGAGTTGGCCTTGATAGAATGATTGTCCTGTCTAACAA GGCAGTTATAAAGAACATAAAGAGTGCAAAAGACTTAGTACGTTTCCCTTTCCCAAGAGAATCCCGCCGTACTTTACTTAATGCACACTGTGTGCAGAGACAGAGAGAATCTCCAATTTCCAGTCTTCCTAATAGATTCTACGAGCCTTTGCTTCCTT GTTCTTCCTCTGAGCTTCAACTCCTATTctctaaaaagaaaatgaaattaccTAATTCCCTTAAGATTGTGGAAACTCCAGGGAATTTAGATGTGCCAGAATCTCCAATTGCTGGCACTCCACTAAGCCCTTCTCAATCCTCAGATTCCCTTGAAATTGAGGAAACTCGAAGGGTGTTAGATGTACCTGAGTCTCAGGCTTCTGGCTTTCCAAAGCATAAAGCAACTGATTCACAGACTCCTCCTTTGAGTCAACATGAAAACATAGAGATAGAATCTCTAGAAACGAATGAAGTGCCTAATTTGATGGATGAG GAAACAAATTCACGTGGAACAAATGAATCAGAATTAT taGCTGGGTGGTCTGGTCGAACCAG GGAAGTTGCAAGTTGTTTGCATCAGAGTTTTCTACAtgcaagaaaacaaagagagGACACCGTAAACTTTTCACAAGTTTTTGGAGGCCGAGCACGGAAAGAATCTGCACTGCTGTTTTATGAAGTACTG GTTTTGAAAACTACAGGCTATGTAGATGTGGAGCAAAACAAAGCTTATGGTGATATTGCAATATCTAGACTCCCTAAATTAGAtcaaacttttttatttgatgGTCTATTAGAATGA
- the LOC114399487 gene encoding sister chromatid cohesion 1 protein 2-like isoform X2 has translation MSKANLSRLRSDPVRIAAFCFKNLKRTEVLDTDISSAVDKILQEMDVVSYRVLGYLLVGIIRIFSKKVEYVLEDCNEVLIKINKFVVNKEGIVRVETLRMPVTIPDRLELDVFELDELENVDRGHTAPPEEITLRDKENVCKTEGFGLFSHEKFEEFDVAENTSSFDQDIVGNAFLSKLLNMMDIEVSPQNSPTDLLLESWDKFQSSISAFQEKVPIEDERLSVIPPKSKNLDATPQSKFQGVGRPKQDSATPESMHVSTPAVREQPPFSRKRRVGLDRMIVLSNKAVIKNIKSAKDLVRFPFPRESRRTLLNAHCVQRQRESPISSLPNRFYEPLLPCSSSELQLLFSKKKMKLPNSLKIVETPGNLDVPESPIAGTPLSPSQSSDSLEIEETRRVLDVPESQASGFPKHKATDSQTPPLSQHENIEIESLETNEVPNLMDEETNSRGTNESELSGWSGRTREVASCLHQSFLHARKQREDTVNFSQVFGGRARKESALLFYEVLVLKTTGYVDVEQNKAYGDIAISRLPKLDQTFLFDGLLE, from the exons atgtCTAAGGCCAATCTCTCTCGGTTGAGAAGTGACCCTGTAAGGATTGCTGCTTTCTGCTTCAAGAACCTGAAGAGAACTGAGGTCCTTGATACTGACATTTCTTCAGCTGTTG ACAAGATTTTGCAAGAAATGGATGTTGTATCCTATAGAGTGCTTGGCTATCTTCTTGTTGGCATTATAAGAATATTCTCTAAAAAGGTTGAATATGTGCTTGAGGATTGCAATGAGGTTCtcattaaaatcaataaatttgtggTCAACAAAGAAGGCATTGTCCGTGTGGAAACCTTGCGCATGCCTGTTACTATACCAGACAGATTAGAGTTGGATGTTTTTGAGTTAGATGAACTTGAAAATGTTGACAG AGGCCACACTGCTCCTCCGGAGGAAATTACGCTTAGAGACAAAG AAAATGTGTGTAAAACAGAGGGATTTGGGCTGTTTTCTCACGAGAAG TTTGAGGAGTTTGATGTTGCTGAAAATACCAGCTCTTTTGATCAAGATATAGTGGGAAA tgctTTTCTATCTAAACTGTTGAATATGATGGACATCGAAGTTTCTCCACAAAATAGTCCAACTGATTTACTCCTGGAAAGCTGGGATAAATTTCAAAGCAGCATATCTGCCTTTCAAGAAAAGGTTCCGATTGAAGATGAAAGGCTTAGTGTTATTCCACCAAAGTCAAAAAATCTTGATGCAACTCCTCAGTCTAAGTTTCAAGGCGTTGGAAGACCAAAACAAG ATTCTGCTACACCAGAGTCAATGCATGTTTCTACACCAGCTGTGAGGGAACAGCCTCCCTTTTCAAGGAAAAGAAGAGTTGGCCTTGATAGAATGATTGTCCTGTCTAACAA GGCAGTTATAAAGAACATAAAGAGTGCAAAAGACTTAGTACGTTTCCCTTTCCCAAGAGAATCCCGCCGTACTTTACTTAATGCACACTGTGTGCAGAGACAGAGAGAATCTCCAATTTCCAGTCTTCCTAATAGATTCTACGAGCCTTTGCTTCCTT GTTCTTCCTCTGAGCTTCAACTCCTATTctctaaaaagaaaatgaaattaccTAATTCCCTTAAGATTGTGGAAACTCCAGGGAATTTAGATGTGCCAGAATCTCCAATTGCTGGCACTCCACTAAGCCCTTCTCAATCCTCAGATTCCCTTGAAATTGAGGAAACTCGAAGGGTGTTAGATGTACCTGAGTCTCAGGCTTCTGGCTTTCCAAAGCATAAAGCAACTGATTCACAGACTCCTCCTTTGAGTCAACATGAAAACATAGAGATAGAATCTCTAGAAACGAATGAAGTGCCTAATTTGATGGATGAG GAAACAAATTCACGTGGAACAAATGAATCAGAATTAT CTGGGTGGTCTGGTCGAACCAG GGAAGTTGCAAGTTGTTTGCATCAGAGTTTTCTACAtgcaagaaaacaaagagagGACACCGTAAACTTTTCACAAGTTTTTGGAGGCCGAGCACGGAAAGAATCTGCACTGCTGTTTTATGAAGTACTG GTTTTGAAAACTACAGGCTATGTAGATGTGGAGCAAAACAAAGCTTATGGTGATATTGCAATATCTAGACTCCCTAAATTAGAtcaaacttttttatttgatgGTCTATTAGAATGA